A stretch of Acropora palmata chromosome 9, jaAcrPala1.3, whole genome shotgun sequence DNA encodes these proteins:
- the LOC141891685 gene encoding uncharacterized protein LOC141891685 — MANHSQQQNETLSFPLFSASECIALVTVYGIEAVAIVMLNALTIIVCLKERSLRKRSMYLVINQAVADMFVGGSLIYVYLLRGHMCELWTINLFRQSVRPLLDVLWTVSPLASLINLGAISLERTHATFRPFKHRLIKKKIFGAAGAIVWIAAGAISTGIVSQMNFQRSFYEGIRIFLISYLSSFLFCLLTIIVSYSSMAIKIVYGTQPHHRSATNRGRKLTKTLFIVTAVSLLLTLPYIIVGFCGILELCTSIPFYLDLSFQFMFYANSLVNPVLYAVRMQEFKRALISFLP, encoded by the coding sequence ATGGCTAATCACTCTCAGCAACAGAACGAAACTTTATCTTTCCCGCTTTTTTCTGCATCTGAGTGTATTGCCTTGGTAACCGTATATGGCATAGAGGCTGTCGCTATAGTGATGTTGAATGCCCTTACAATCATTGTTTGCCTCAAAGAGCGCAGTCTTCGCAAGCGCAGCATGTACCTGGTGATCAACCAAGCAGTTGCTGATATGTTTGTTGGAGGCAGTTTGATCTATGTTTATCTGTTGCGGGGACACATGTGTGAACTTTGGACGATCAATCTTTTTAGACAGTCCGTAAGACCACTTCTCGATGTCTTATGGACTGTCTCACCTTTAGCATCATTAATTAACCTAGGAGCTATTTCTTTGGAGCGAACGCACGCAACGTTTCGTCCTTTCAAGCATCGactcatcaaaaagaaaatcttcgGAGCAGCTGGTGCTATTGTTTGGATTGCAGCTGGGGCAATTTCAACTGGCATTGTCTCACAAATGAACTTTCAACGTTCATTTTATGAAGGAATCCGCATCTTTCTTATCTCATACCTATCatctttcttgttttgccttttaacTATCATTGTTTCGTATTCGTCTATGGCTATAAAAATTGTCTATGGAACTCAACCTCACCACCGTAGTGCAACCAATAGAGGAAGAAAATTGACTAAGACCCTGTTCATTGTGACAGCTGTATCGTTACTGTTGACACTGCCATACATTATTGTCGGGTTTTGTGGAATACTTGAATTATGTACTTCAATACCTTTTTATTTAGATCTTTCTTTCCAATTTATGTTTTATGCAAACTCTCTTGTCAATCCAGTTCTTTATGCAGTTAGAATGCAAGAGTTTAAAAGAGCTCTGATTTCCTTTTTGCCCTGA